AATATAGTCAAGGTCGGCATCTGCGGTAATCTTTACGCTATACTCTTCAGTAAGCACCCAATCATGGTCCTTATCAATGCTCACACCCAGCACCTTCTCAGCATACGACACGCGTTCCTGATCTGTCACCGGATACAGTTTCTTCTCATACTTATCACTATCGTGACTGCAACTGTTCATTCCTATCTGACCGCCCATCACCAAAACGGCAACGTACAACCATTTAGTTATTCTTTGATTCATATATCTCATACAACTATTTTAATTTTAAAAAGAAAGAACGATCTCCTTGCTATGTCCCACAGGCTGTGCAAAAGTATATATGGTCTTTTTCTCTGCGCTATAGTAACGCAACTGCAATTGTTCTTCTGTTGAAGTACGGAACACAGTAAACACCTTCCCTACATGTCCCACGCCACGACAAACATCTCCCATAAAAACGCCTACCTGGTCTTCCTCATTTGGCGTAAAGGGAGCATTGTCTGGCAAACGTACCATCATGTCTTCTTGTACAGGATAATTTGAGTCGCCCTTCACCAACGGTGGCACGAAATCCTCATCAAAGCCATAGGTACGCTCTGTGAACGACTCTGTCCTTTTGATGGAGAACACCTTATGCAATCCTGCACTATAGTAACTCAATCTGACGGTAACATCAAGGTCAGAGCTATTACCCCATATTTTCAGTACGAAATAAACGCTTCCATTTTCGAAAACGTTTCGCTCTGAAGGAAGTGAGCGACATTCATCATCAAGGAACACAGCCATTCTGTCTCCATCTGTCGAATAAGGCACCAACTCCTCCTGCAACTTTACCATTGTGAACATCGAGTTCTCGTATCTTGACGGATCAGGAGCCTTCCAATCGGGGACAGCATCATTTCCTGTGAAATTCACTTTCCAAACAGGTATGCTGTCAACCACCTGGGTGCTAATACCTGATGAGTCCTCATCGTCAGATGAACAGCCCCATGCCATTATAAGGGCTGTCATCAGCATCATTATCTTTATTGCTTTCATCTTTATCACCGTCTTTACTTTTTAAGTACAAACTATTATTCTGACTATCTTCTCTAAAAGAGCGTGAACTACTTGATCACTTTCTTCTTGCCGTTATAGATATAAACGCCGCTCTGTTTCGGAGCCTTCGGCAGTTTAACGCCCTCAAGCGTGTACCATCCGTTTTGCGGCAACTGATCGATTCCCAAGAAGTTCAACTTCGTTGGTGCGTCAGGTCTTCCTACAACGGCATTTGCCTCATAGTTCATCACCTCACCAGTCGTTGCAATAATCTCGCCATCGCGTTCAATAGCAAACGAGAGGAGAACTGGCAGATCACCCTCAACGTTTAGGAAGAACACCGGCTGAGTCTTAGAGGAAGACAATTCTGCGCTTCCCACCTGTTCTCCTTCAGCATAAGCCACCAGTTTGTCATTTTCCTGAATGCCTACGCCTATGGCCTCAGCCACGATATTCATGGTACATGCAAATCGTTGTGTACTCTTCTTGACAGTCTTCTTCAAGTGACTGTCAATAAAGGTTGTACCTGGCTCATAATATGGATAGCAGAACGACACCGGATTACTATTCTTACGCATCAGCATATAGCCTTCGCCCGGTTTCATGTATTCCAAAGTGCCAAGCCATTCGCCACCCTTTTCAGCACTTCCTACGAACATGGCAAACTCATGCTGACTCTTAATCACATCACCGTCCGTTGCATGATCGTAGTAGTCGGCAAGTGCCGTCGATACCGGCAGGTTCACCATTGGTGTATAGCCAATGCTGTTCCAGCCCTTCTTCACGTTGATTGTTCGGTCTTCGGGTTTCTTGAAGCAAGTTCCCCAAAGTTCGAGCAACTGATAATTATGCACTCTCACGCGATAAGAGTATGCCTGTGACACGTTGAACTCTTTGAAATTCTTACTCTGGTTGCCTGCCCATTTTCCTTTCTTATAAGTAAGGGTCAAGTCTTGCGAATCCTCGGTCACAATATCTCCATCCTCCCATGGGAACCTACTGAGCAGCGTTTCCAGGTTATCAAAAATCTTGTTATACACATTAAACGACAGCCAGTTCCATCCTTCATAGAGTTCTATCTGTTGCAGATACAGGTCATCTGCAAACATCTTAAGGGGTTCGGCAACAGTACCCTTGATAATCTGATTACCAAAGTTCACCACTTCCGAGGTTGACAACTGCATTGTCTTTCCTGTAGCATAGTGCCACAAGCGGAAGTACAGGTGCTTAGCCACTGTCGTACTGTCATAAACAGTCATATAGACCATACTACGTCCTGTTGTCGGATCATACTTCACATTGTTAACGCCCATGCAGCGGCCAGCTTCATCAAAGGCAGCCACAATATCATTCGGATCGGTAACCAACGTGTTTCCTACATATACCTGTCCTACGATATTCATTGAGTAGCGCTTCATGTTTGTATCTACTACCCAGTATGGGGTTTCACCCTCCATCGTCAGTTCCAGCAATAATGGCTCTGACAGTCCGTTCTCATCGGTCAGATAGATAATCTGGTCGTAGGTTCCTACATTCACATCCTTACTGATAGAGAGTTTGATGACATCACTCTCCATTGGTTCAATTATGTCGGCAGTCTTGTTCACACTTATCCAGCGTGGCAAGTTCTCGATGGTGTAGGTGTGTGTTGCGCCACCCGTATTGTAAATACCTATTTCAATCACATGCTCCTGACCAGCCGGCAGCGTCTGTGAAAAGCGCTTTGATTCCCATATCAACGGGTTACAGTTCACGAAGAAGCTCTCTGTAGCGGGCGAAGCCAGGAAGTTTCCGTTCTTGTCTGGAATATCGGCCACGGTCACGTAGATATTACGCTTATTCAATCGAGTATCCTTCTCGTCAATATTAATCAGCAACTGATTGTTGCGTCCCACAAAGCTGAAGTTCAGGTTATACAACTCCTCGTAGGCCTGTACCGGGGCACTCACTGTTTTGTCTATGTGAGTAAGAACTTCACTAATAGGTTCCACGAACACACTATCTCTTTGATCGGTTGGCTTACCGTCCGCGTCATACTTCACCTTCTTGTTCATCACATAGGGTTGCAAAGCCAGTTCACCGGTTTTCTGTCTTACCTGACTTTCAAAGTCCACATAGGTAATAAGACCTTTTTCTTCACCGCCGGGCGATTTTCGTGTATATCGTTTTATGAGGGTAAGAGGCAGTGCCTGCTCAAACAGAGTCAATCCATCAAAGTGTCCTGAAATGGCGTATTTCTCATGAATTGTCGGATCGCCAGCATCCTGCCACACCATATTACCCAGATAGAAGTTTCCATTCATGCCTCCCAGCGAATCGGTAGTGAACTGAACTTTTAAGTCATCATCCAAATAGATACTGGCCACTTTGCGCTGACGATTCACTGTCATAGCGTAGTGATGCCATGAACCGTCACAGTAGCCGCTGCCCAGTTCATACTCCATTCCATTACTACGATAACATAGTAACCGGTTTTCAAAACCTATGAAGAACTTGTTCACAGCACCTTCATCAGTACTCTGTCCAGAGCCGTTTGCCAGCAGTGCGCCATTCACATCGCCGGTCTTGAACCAGAACATCAGGGTATAGTCCTGTTCTTCATCACGTTCAAGGAGTTTAGACTGTATTTGCAGTCCTTTCTTCTTGCCTGCACTCCGGGCATCGTTCTTGTCAATCCTCAACGATATGCCACGAGGCAGAGCCCATGTAGCGCCAACGAGTTTCAAATCAGCTCCCTGTGCCAAATCGAAAGCATAGGTACCGCTACCCTCGTTCATGGGATAATAGTCGGTCAGTCCCATTTCATAGCCCGTAAGCAGTTTATTACCATAGCGGTTCAGCGTAGCCTTGTCGAGCGCCCGGTTCCACACGCGTCCTTGCAGCATACGTCCTTCGTAGTAGCGACGCTCGCCAGTAACATGATCAACAGCCGAACCGAATGTCAAAGTTCCAGAGGCATGATAGTACACACTATCCTTTACCAAATCCAATCCATCGCTGTAAAGGAACAACTTCGCCTGTTCACAGTCCAGCACCAGTGCTACGCGCTGGAAGTCAATGGTGTTCACAGGCGTTTTACTTTCTGCCACAAGGGTATCGTTATCAATAACTACCGCTTTAAGACACTTTTTGTCCGTTAGCCACAACTGCAGTTCTTTACCATCGCTGCCGTGCGAGAAGATAGGCATTTCCTTAGCCACCTCGTCAGGCTTAATCATCACCTCGATAGTAATATTCTTATCGGCAAAATTACGACGCGCCTGAGAAATGACATAGCCTTGACCGCCAAACTGAAGTGACGGAGCTTCCTGAATCGCTGTTTCGTTGGTTTCTCCTTTCACCTCAAAGTTGGTGGTAGCCTGCAGATAGTTGTATTCTATATCCTCTGAGAAATTAAAGATAATATTATCACCAGCACCCAGTACGCCAGACTTTGGATCAGGTGTGCCAAACAGTTGCGGGCGACGCGTATCTTTCACGCCAGTCAGCACCTTCGACTCACTAGTGAGGAATGAGTTTCCATTTCTGCAGAACAGCACAGCGCGCAGGTCATAGGCTTTTTCCATCACCTGACCGTCACCGAAGAAACGGGCTACGATATTTCCATTTTCAGGTATCATCTCTTTCGTACCGCTGGCTGCCTGGTAGATTGTTGAATCGGCATAGTAACCACACAGGTTAGTCCAGTAGTCGTCACCACGCGTACTCTCCTTGTACTGGAATTCTATATGGTCAAAGTTATGCTGGTTCTTATCAAATCCACCAATGATAACGGGCATATACCAACCTTTTCCTTTCTCGAAGGGCGCATCACAGTTCATAATCCACTGATCGCCAGGTGTGGTGATAGAAATGGCACCTGCAGTCTGAAGATAGTGCACGTCGAACGTCACCGTACTATAGCAGTCAATATCGTCTTGTGATATCAGACCGATTTCAAGTCCCTTATAGTCAAACTTCTCACCAGGATATACCTCAAGGGTCTTTTCAGTCACCTCGCCCGGGTGTATTTCAACGGTTCGCGAATTGCCTGTCAAAGGCATACCGTCAACCATCAGTTTGGCACCATCGGGATTCGATGTTTCCTGTTGGTACAAATCAAAATAATGATGTACAGCTTCAGGCTGCTCACTTTCATTGGTCAAATAGATTTTGAACCGGGCAGGTTCACCGAAGGGTACACCGCTGATGCTCTGCTTGTCCAGCTTGATGACAGGGTTCTCAATCTTCTTGGTTCGCTCATCCAGTGTAGTACCTGTTTCATAGAACAGCGTCTTACGCTCATCCTCCCACGGGCGACAAGTGGCACCGGCACGAGTGCGATACACGAAGCTGCGTGCGTAGGTAAAGTTCTTCACATCCACTTCTTTCTTCATGTGATCGTAGTCATAGTCCACCATGTCGTAGAAGTTATTATTGTAGAACACGTCGAGGGCATCATTAACTTTCACGTTATCGGTCTTCGTTTTCACACGATACACATCGAAATTCAGATGATTCTTCTTGTACATAGCGATAGAGAAGCTCTCAGTACGTGAGTACGACTTTGTCTCTGTATCCTTCGGAGTTACGCTGAAGCTCATGGCTGGCGATAAGCTGAAACGGAGGGTGAAGCCCACAGCATCTACCGTCACCTTCAAACCACCTTCGTCGCCATCGAGTTGTGTTTCACCCGTTGTCTTTCCTTTCGACCCTTTAAGGATGTTACCCAGAATCTTTGCCACTACAGGGCCTACGATAGCCACGATACCCATTGCAGTATCGCCTGCGGTACTGTCAAAATAGCCGGCAGTACCTGCTGTTATGGGACTCACGAACGAGTTCGACACAGAATATTCGCTTGTAAAGCTCTCACTATAGCTCAGCGAAGCTCCGCCATCCACATCAAAGTTCTTAACCAGATCAGTTGCCTCCAGTTTCTCTTTCTCGTTCTGGGCTATCATCTCTATCCATTTCAGCATGTTCTGCTGGTATCGGGCCACTTCATCCTCAGTATTATCTGGTGCGCCTTGGGGCACAATCATCTCATACTTTGAACCGAAGTCCTTGTCATCTTTCGGAACCAGCGACAGATAAACAGGCTTACCGGTAGCTTCTGCCTGAGCTTCTGCCTCTGCTCTCGAACCGGTGTACATCAATGAGAGGATATGCTCGGCCAGCGAAGGCAGCAACTGCTTCACGATATATTCTTGAGAATGCACGAAACTTGATTTAATCACCGGTCCGTAGGTCACAACCTCATCGCGCACCAGATGCAGTTTCTTTCCCTGATCGTCCACGCCCTCAGCAATCTCCACCGTGCGTCCTGACTTCAACTGTCCTTCAATCAGTTTATATACGCTATCCGGAATGGCACGAATGGCAGTAGCGGGTTTCACCACGATATTCTGGTCCACACCTATATAAAGGTCAGCCTTAGCACCCACCAGTTTTTTGTCGCTACTGGTTGAAATATCTTCCTTGGCCGTCATGGTGTAGTTAAAGGCTCGCTGTCCGCTACCCGACCACACCAGGTCTATGCTGGTACCAAAGGTGCTTGCTCCACCATTGTTCACACCGCCCACGGCACCGCCCCCCATCGGGGCTACTACAATACCGGTAAAGCTGTTCACGCCACTACCTATACCGATGTTAATGCCTACGCCGGCACTCCATTTCATATCCATTGTGTACGAATACTTCAGGGTCGAGCCTTTGCTCAGTGTAGCCTTTGAGGCACCTCCGGGCGGATCGCGCAGCACGTCAATCAACAGTGGCATAGAGTAGCTTATGATATCCTTGGCACCTTCCTTGGGCTTAATATTTAAAGTGTACGCGCGTAAGGGAGTTGCTTCATAGTACGTGCCATCCATCTCGAGTGTCATTGACACCGTATGCAAGGCATCTTTACCTGTCAGCAGATAGGGTGTCTGAGCAGCCCTCAGTACATAGTTGGCCTCGCCCACACTATCCAGTTCCAGTGTATCACGATGGGTAGTACTGATCATACCGTTCTGAATGGTCACTTTACCTCCAGACAGACGAATCACATCAACCGTATCGCTCTTTTCATTATTATTATAATAGTATTTCTCCGTTGCCGAAATCTTCACGCCATACGACTTGTCGATACTGAACACAGGATAGCCGAAGGCATAGACTGTTTCCAGCGAATCGCGCTTGCCCTTGGGCCAGTCTTTCTTTCTCACGCCATAGGCCAGCGACAGTTTCTGCTTGGTACCGTCAACGTTTTTGAACGAGTAGTAGCGGTCACCGAAATAAGAGAAAGGATCGAAACCCTGCTGCTTATAGTCTATGATAACGGGTGAATGGTAGATACGGCTGTACTTGGCATTATACACCTCAACGGCCTTTTTCACTTCTATACCCATGTGACTCTTCCACTTACCCTCCAGCGTGTCGCGATGTACAGTCAGCGAGTCGGTAAGGTCAATCACATCACCCACCTGTCCGTCTTGGAACAATGTAGGATAGCCTTTGGCCGTTATTTGCTGAATCTTCCATTTCACCGGCGGGAGCATCACTTCGTATTCGCCGGTATGCACGTCGGGAGTTACAATCATCCGGTTCAGTGTGGTATGCACCTTGGTATGGTAATCATACTTTGAGTCATGGGCCATTGTATGGTGGAACTCTTCGTCACGCTCTTTCTTGTTACGGTCCTGAATATCCCAAACCAGTCGTGAAGACTTGTCACCCTCGAGAGTAAAGACCATCTGCAAGTCATCACCCAGGTTGTTCCTCGACAGTGAGTTTCCTAAAGGTATCTCGCCTTGATCCTTACCGCCGGCAATACGTCCGATGAGTTTCACACGGGTATCGTCATAGAACATGATTCCTGCCTTGTCGGTATTGAAGCTATATGCCTTTTTCTCATCAGCATCGTCATCACTCTCATGATAGAATCCGCCACGGAAGAACTTGTGACCATCCATCACGGCCTGAATACTGTCGTGAGCACCAGGAAGGATACGGAATGCGAACTTACCCTCAAAGTCGGTAGTCACCTTTCCGGCAGCAGTGCGCACCTCATAGCCATCGACCATGAACGACACGCCCTGTACAGGAATACTCGTACCGTTGTATTGCACATAACCAGTCAACTTTACGCTCTGTGAAATCTCAAGCACCATATTCTTCACATGGTTGCCGCCAGGACTTGTTGTGAAGGTTACGCTCTTTGGCTCAAAGCCATTATGATTGACGGTGATTTTGTAAACGGTTTCCGAACTGTTCACGTAGGGAAGACCCGTCAGACGGAAGTATCCGCTCTCGTCGGTTTTCACCTCACATTCGGTCTTGTCGGCCAGTGTTGTGCTCACCACTTTACCGGGAATACCCGTTCCATCGGGGAACTGAAGATAACCTTCTACGGTAGCTGTCTGTACGCACATACCCGGTACACGTTCAGTATCTTCAAAGGATATGCCCTCACAACTATTCACACCGCGTACAAAATATTCGTACTGATGTACAGCCGAGGTTGTCTTGTCCTCATACTGCATCTCAGTCAGGTTTCCAACAAGGAGTACCACACTGTCCTTCGGTGTCTTCACATCGTGACGGTAAACCTCATAGTAATCCACAGGCTCATCATCCACATTGTTCCACGACAGTACTACCGATGACTGCTGTGTTATTGCCATCAGCGATTTCTTGTCAATATGTCCCAGACTCTCATAGTAGAAAGTGGGAACGCCTGTAACCTTGCTGAGGTCTATTTCGGTCTGCATCTTATCTACAGCCTTTGGAACAACACGGCCACTTGCATCCTTCGTCCAACCGTTGCCTAAGAGCGAAACAATTTCATCGGCCGACTTACCGGTCAAATCACCGAAAGACACGCTACTGGTAATGGGCAACACCTGATTGCCGGAAACTTGCCAGTTTGAAGAGCCTAACTTCGAAGCAAGTACCGATGGCGACATATTTCCAACCACATTACCATTCATGGAAGACCAGTCATGATAACTCCAGTTGTTCGTACAGTAAAGATTATTGCCAAAGGTTGATGTTCCGTCAAAGTTCATGTTAGTATTCCCAATGCCTGTATAAGTGCCATTCTCCAGACAGTTGCTTATTTTGTCGCGATAGTCTCCATAGCCTGCAAATGCAGCGCCATACGTTATCTTAGTACTCGTTGACACCAAGTGACCATCGAAAAGACAGTTATTGACATTATGGTAGTACAAGTATGAATATGCGAAGAATCCTGCCGATACCGATTCAGTGGAATTTATCGTAGCAGACACGCGACAGTTTTCGATATAATTATTACTCTGCGAATATCTGTCATAACCTACCAGACCTGACACATAGTTACGGCCGCTGACGGTTCCTGTTACGGTAAGATTCTTTATTGTATAGTTCTTGGCATAGCGGAAAGGAGCCAGATAATCATCGTCTAACGCGATACTAACGTTCAAAGTATGTCCGTTTCCATCGAATATGCCTCTGTAATAGCGGTTAGATGATCGCCCTACGTAATTAGTAACCGTAATGTCGGCAGTCAGTATGGCATTTACATCCTTAGCGCCCATGGCTGCATCTACTTTTTCCACAAAGGCATCCCAGTCGGCAGTAGAACTGATGACGAAATAATTTTCATGCTGATCGTCCAACTTATATTCGCGTGTGCAGTAGCAGTTGGTGATAACGATTTTTTCGGGAGTTGACGTACGCACCCAGGTCATACAGTCCTCCAGGCCTGTCTTGATGTCAAAAGGTGCAAACAAACAGTTCTCAAGCGTTATTTGCTCGTAGTTGTCGGCCCAGCCCACAAAACCGCCGTTGCGCTGAGAAGCGAGGCCTTCAATAATACCATCAAACACGCTGTTTCTGATGAGAAGCTGTTTCACGCCGATAGCAACACCTACAATGCCGCCTATACGTGAATCATCCGCCCACTTACTCTCGAGATGAACCGACGAGCGACAGTTCTCAATAGTAACTGTAGAACCACTGTTGATACAGCCAACAATACCGCCCTGTTGCCTGATAGTAGAGGTAATATGACCTGCTATGGTCAGATTGCGAATGGCAGCATCAGCAACCACGCTGAAAGGAGCTGCATTCAGCCTTGTCCAAACCATATTAAAGGTCAGTTTGTGTCCATTGCCTTCAAAGACGCCACGGTAGGGAGCATAGTCATCACCCACTCGGGTGTTTACGGTAATGTCGGCCAGCAGCATGGCATTCACATTTTTCCCGTTGGCCTCTTGTACCATCCTAACAAAAGCGGTCCAGTCATCTTCTGTGCGAATAGTCACGAAGGATGATTCTGGCGAGACG
The sequence above is a segment of the Prevotella sp. E9-3 genome. Coding sequences within it:
- a CDS encoding LamG-like jellyroll fold domain-containing protein translates to MKTNHFFPLSMELFGRFRHVVVMMAGLMMLLMPQVAWADLETISIDGKVFYILRSSSDWNTFRQKVIAANGKMDVNAIMGADISTNVSCGDENSPYRGIFDGNGHTLEVSIKTSSNYEGAFRYTRSATFKNLHLTGSVSGALFVGGLVGQCFDNSFLSFEKVWVSANLETPSDTYVGGFCATATSAKVYMKHCRYDGTLKSSNSNNNLATFIGNGSGSWEHRCQYEDSKNVGPGHFGMNYRGHLSPLSGQDRCISAHDWGEVAAESRKITDQNTVLMKMNTEGASTWQLVNGKAVPIGTFPQEVGFETYDLVPGSESGEEGLLKIPFSCDQAVEWISGSYIGEGGVEKTIAPISFGKNTYAGFIKLPATEAHRNLRLNVKLKDGLIIMGYEVKDDAVMHNPRHLTSEVLRFNATNLTDAGAVLLKWDVADADYKDAIESDQFLVLRSLTGRIEDMENIGTVPFEKNQASYVYKDSLLTSALTPELFDVTTGIPVVKYIVVRGTAQQLWGLTNNIAMMSSDYPLSLFHLLRVSDYSAKWESETDKTINVSWKYADEEGAVWDDRAKMKILVSSTNRAGEAVDTTTFEVTADEMAVCRKVLQLKRSCVNYKIGFSIEPGASPVSPESSFVTIRTEDDWTAFVRMVQEANGKNVNAMLLADITVNTRVGDDYAPYRGVFEGNGHKLTFNMVWTRLNAAPFSVVADAAIRNLTIAGHITSTIRQQGGIVGCINSGSTVTIENCRSSVHLESKWADDSRIGGIVGVAIGVKQLLIRNSVFDGIIEGLASQRNGGFVGWADNYEQITLENCLFAPFDIKTGLEDCMTWVRTSTPEKIVITNCYCTREYKLDDQHENYFVISSTADWDAFVEKVDAAMGAKDVNAILTADITVTNYVGRSSNRYYRGIFDGNGHTLNVSIALDDDYLAPFRYAKNYTIKNLTVTGTVSGRNYVSGLVGYDRYSQSNNYIENCRVSATINSTESVSAGFFAYSYLYYHNVNNCLFDGHLVSTSTKITYGAAFAGYGDYRDKISNCLENGTYTGIGNTNMNFDGTSTFGNNLYCTNNWSYHDWSSMNGNVVGNMSPSVLASKLGSSNWQVSGNQVLPITSSVSFGDLTGKSADEIVSLLGNGWTKDASGRVVPKAVDKMQTEIDLSKVTGVPTFYYESLGHIDKKSLMAITQQSSVVLSWNNVDDEPVDYYEVYRHDVKTPKDSVVLLVGNLTEMQYEDKTTSAVHQYEYFVRGVNSCEGISFEDTERVPGMCVQTATVEGYLQFPDGTGIPGKVVSTTLADKTECEVKTDESGYFRLTGLPYVNSSETVYKITVNHNGFEPKSVTFTTSPGGNHVKNMVLEISQSVKLTGYVQYNGTSIPVQGVSFMVDGYEVRTAAGKVTTDFEGKFAFRILPGAHDSIQAVMDGHKFFRGGFYHESDDDADEKKAYSFNTDKAGIMFYDDTRVKLIGRIAGGKDQGEIPLGNSLSRNNLGDDLQMVFTLEGDKSSRLVWDIQDRNKKERDEEFHHTMAHDSKYDYHTKVHTTLNRMIVTPDVHTGEYEVMLPPVKWKIQQITAKGYPTLFQDGQVGDVIDLTDSLTVHRDTLEGKWKSHMGIEVKKAVEVYNAKYSRIYHSPVIIDYKQQGFDPFSYFGDRYYSFKNVDGTKQKLSLAYGVRKKDWPKGKRDSLETVYAFGYPVFSIDKSYGVKISATEKYYYNNNEKSDTVDVIRLSGGKVTIQNGMISTTHRDTLELDSVGEANYVLRAAQTPYLLTGKDALHTVSMTLEMDGTYYEATPLRAYTLNIKPKEGAKDIISYSMPLLIDVLRDPPGGASKATLSKGSTLKYSYTMDMKWSAGVGINIGIGSGVNSFTGIVVAPMGGGAVGGVNNGGASTFGTSIDLVWSGSGQRAFNYTMTAKEDISTSSDKKLVGAKADLYIGVDQNIVVKPATAIRAIPDSVYKLIEGQLKSGRTVEIAEGVDDQGKKLHLVRDEVVTYGPVIKSSFVHSQEYIVKQLLPSLAEHILSLMYTGSRAEAEAQAEATGKPVYLSLVPKDDKDFGSKYEMIVPQGAPDNTEDEVARYQQNMLKWIEMIAQNEKEKLEATDLVKNFDVDGGASLSYSESFTSEYSVSNSFVSPITAGTAGYFDSTAGDTAMGIVAIVGPVVAKILGNILKGSKGKTTGETQLDGDEGGLKVTVDAVGFTLRFSLSPAMSFSVTPKDTETKSYSRTESFSIAMYKKNHLNFDVYRVKTKTDNVKVNDALDVFYNNNFYDMVDYDYDHMKKEVDVKNFTYARSFVYRTRAGATCRPWEDERKTLFYETGTTLDERTKKIENPVIKLDKQSISGVPFGEPARFKIYLTNESEQPEAVHHYFDLYQQETSNPDGAKLMVDGMPLTGNSRTVEIHPGEVTEKTLEVYPGEKFDYKGLEIGLISQDDIDCYSTVTFDVHYLQTAGAISITTPGDQWIMNCDAPFEKGKGWYMPVIIGGFDKNQHNFDHIEFQYKESTRGDDYWTNLCGYYADSTIYQAASGTKEMIPENGNIVARFFGDGQVMEKAYDLRAVLFCRNGNSFLTSESKVLTGVKDTRRPQLFGTPDPKSGVLGAGDNIIFNFSEDIEYNYLQATTNFEVKGETNETAIQEAPSLQFGGQGYVISQARRNFADKNITIEVMIKPDEVAKEMPIFSHGSDGKELQLWLTDKKCLKAVVIDNDTLVAESKTPVNTIDFQRVALVLDCEQAKLFLYSDGLDLVKDSVYYHASGTLTFGSAVDHVTGERRYYEGRMLQGRVWNRALDKATLNRYGNKLLTGYEMGLTDYYPMNEGSGTYAFDLAQGADLKLVGATWALPRGISLRIDKNDARSAGKKKGLQIQSKLLERDEEQDYTLMFWFKTGDVNGALLANGSGQSTDEGAVNKFFIGFENRLLCYRSNGMEYELGSGYCDGSWHHYAMTVNRQRKVASIYLDDDLKVQFTTDSLGGMNGNFYLGNMVWQDAGDPTIHEKYAISGHFDGLTLFEQALPLTLIKRYTRKSPGGEEKGLITYVDFESQVRQKTGELALQPYVMNKKVKYDADGKPTDQRDSVFVEPISEVLTHIDKTVSAPVQAYEELYNLNFSFVGRNNQLLINIDEKDTRLNKRNIYVTVADIPDKNGNFLASPATESFFVNCNPLIWESKRFSQTLPAGQEHVIEIGIYNTGGATHTYTIENLPRWISVNKTADIIEPMESDVIKLSISKDVNVGTYDQIIYLTDENGLSEPLLLELTMEGETPYWVVDTNMKRYSMNIVGQVYVGNTLVTDPNDIVAAFDEAGRCMGVNNVKYDPTTGRSMVYMTVYDSTTVAKHLYFRLWHYATGKTMQLSTSEVVNFGNQIIKGTVAEPLKMFADDLYLQQIELYEGWNWLSFNVYNKIFDNLETLLSRFPWEDGDIVTEDSQDLTLTYKKGKWAGNQSKNFKEFNVSQAYSYRVRVHNYQLLELWGTCFKKPEDRTINVKKGWNSIGYTPMVNLPVSTALADYYDHATDGDVIKSQHEFAMFVGSAEKGGEWLGTLEYMKPGEGYMLMRKNSNPVSFCYPYYEPGTTFIDSHLKKTVKKSTQRFACTMNIVAEAIGVGIQENDKLVAYAEGEQVGSAELSSSKTQPVFFLNVEGDLPVLLSFAIERDGEIIATTGEVMNYEANAVVGRPDAPTKLNFLGIDQLPQNGWYTLEGVKLPKAPKQSGVYIYNGKKKVIK